One part of the Rhodococcus oxybenzonivorans genome encodes these proteins:
- a CDS encoding MATE family efflux transporter has product MTHGSTGTIAPTQSYRQTSRELAYLSAPIALTQLAQVALTTTDTVMMGLISIQALAAGGLAITLFNQLRTMGVGLVTAVGNLISGAVGRGERTGDTTPSEATAEEVRDIVRSSFLIATVAGIVGGILLVGLGYGLRFVGQDAEVLDMALPMLIALAPGLVPCLWFQVIRQFTVGMRRPKALLVITILSVLFNIALNWAFIYGTFGLPALGLPGIGVSTSLVYLLTFGIFAAMVRRDDVLSPMLSLAIHRSRPETVRTILRLGVPIAGTYGSEAGLFSVTAVIIGSFGAPALAAHTVVNQLTYIVFQVSVGISHGSSILVSRFVGLGEAIKSRLTARVAFSHAAIVIAVVGVVYLLAPTWVLSLFMDTSDTTAVSIATVLLAIAIFQQFADSAQNIGIGLLRGVGDTASSFGITLIGYWLVGLPVGLLFAFGFGLDTYGMWIGLSCGLLTAAILLLRTFQQRLRTIETQPAS; this is encoded by the coding sequence ATGACACACGGAAGCACAGGAACCATCGCGCCCACACAGAGTTACCGGCAGACCAGTCGCGAACTCGCCTATCTCTCTGCGCCGATCGCCCTGACCCAGCTCGCGCAGGTGGCGCTCACCACCACCGACACCGTGATGATGGGCTTGATCAGCATCCAGGCGCTGGCGGCAGGCGGTCTGGCCATCACCTTGTTCAATCAGTTGCGCACCATGGGCGTCGGGCTGGTGACCGCCGTCGGCAACCTCATCTCCGGGGCTGTCGGCCGCGGTGAGCGGACAGGCGACACCACACCGTCCGAGGCCACCGCGGAGGAAGTTCGCGACATCGTCCGGTCGAGCTTCCTCATCGCCACAGTCGCCGGGATCGTCGGCGGCATCCTGCTCGTCGGGCTCGGTTACGGTCTCCGGTTCGTCGGCCAGGACGCCGAGGTTCTCGACATGGCGTTGCCGATGCTCATCGCGCTCGCCCCTGGCCTGGTGCCGTGCTTGTGGTTCCAGGTGATCCGCCAGTTCACCGTCGGCATGCGGCGACCCAAGGCGCTGCTCGTGATCACCATCCTGTCGGTGCTCTTCAACATCGCCCTCAACTGGGCCTTCATCTACGGCACCTTCGGGCTTCCCGCCCTCGGCCTGCCGGGCATCGGTGTCTCCACCTCGCTGGTGTACCTGCTGACCTTCGGGATCTTCGCAGCCATGGTGCGCCGCGACGACGTGCTGTCGCCGATGCTCAGCCTTGCCATCCACCGTTCCCGGCCCGAGACCGTACGGACGATCCTCCGTCTCGGGGTCCCGATCGCCGGAACCTACGGCAGCGAGGCGGGTCTGTTCTCGGTGACCGCGGTGATCATCGGCAGCTTCGGCGCTCCCGCTCTGGCCGCCCATACCGTGGTCAACCAGCTCACCTACATCGTCTTCCAGGTGTCGGTGGGCATCTCGCACGGTTCGTCGATCCTGGTCAGTCGATTCGTCGGACTCGGTGAGGCGATCAAATCGCGTCTGACCGCCCGAGTCGCCTTCTCCCACGCGGCAATCGTCATCGCGGTCGTCGGTGTCGTGTATCTCCTGGCACCGACCTGGGTGCTGTCGCTGTTCATGGACACCTCGGACACCACGGCCGTGTCCATCGCGACGGTGCTCCTCGCGATCGCGATTTTCCAGCAGTTCGCCGACTCCGCCCAGAACATCGGTATCGGACTGCTACGCGGCGTGGGCGATACCGCCTCGAGCTTCGGGATCACCCTCATCGGGTATTGGCTGGTGGGTTTGCCGGTGGGCCTTCTGTTCGCCTTCGGGTTCGGCCTCGACACCTACGGCATGTGGATCGGCCTGTCCTGCGGATTGCTGACCGCGGCGATCCTGTTGCTGCGCACGTTCCAGCAGCGTCTACGGACGAT
- a CDS encoding PLP-dependent cysteine synthase family protein: METIATTARVVSRVSDLIGSTPLLQLCTLENGTRYLLKLEQFNPTGSMKIRMARQMVIDAEVAGLLRPGGHIIESTSGNTGLGLAVVAAERGYRFTAVVDNHASAEKLRSMRAMGAHLHFVTEDGETELATSAREDLAEQMAAADPDGWFPEQHNNPSNAVGYRALAAELLDDAASPIDALVCAVGTGGSLFGTARELRRLGQSTTVIGVEPVGSIAFGGPGGPYHQSGTGTPPGATIGTAVDYSLLDQGIKVSDVDAFATARALARRNGLMVGGSSGGAIFAALDVLPTLPAGSTVVTIVCDGGEKYLDTVFDDEWMTRHELLDLAAELHVDEKLDAAGVPASRSAREQSPIEYA; the protein is encoded by the coding sequence GTGGAGACCATTGCCACTACCGCCCGCGTCGTCAGCCGAGTGTCGGATCTGATCGGTTCCACTCCCCTGCTACAGCTGTGCACCCTCGAAAACGGGACACGCTATCTCCTCAAACTCGAGCAATTCAATCCGACCGGGTCCATGAAAATCCGTATGGCGCGCCAGATGGTGATCGACGCCGAGGTCGCGGGGCTGCTGCGTCCCGGAGGCCACATCATCGAATCCACCTCGGGCAACACGGGACTGGGGCTGGCTGTGGTCGCGGCGGAACGCGGATACCGCTTCACCGCCGTCGTCGACAACCACGCCAGCGCCGAGAAGCTGCGATCCATGCGGGCGATGGGCGCCCACTTGCACTTCGTCACCGAGGACGGCGAAACCGAGCTCGCCACCTCGGCCCGTGAGGACCTCGCCGAGCAAATGGCCGCGGCGGACCCGGACGGGTGGTTTCCCGAGCAACACAACAACCCGAGCAATGCCGTGGGCTACCGCGCCCTCGCCGCGGAGCTCCTCGACGACGCGGCCTCGCCGATCGACGCCTTGGTCTGCGCGGTCGGAACCGGCGGCTCGCTGTTCGGGACGGCGCGCGAACTGCGGCGGCTCGGGCAGTCGACCACCGTCATCGGCGTCGAACCCGTCGGTTCCATCGCCTTCGGCGGACCCGGTGGGCCGTACCACCAGTCGGGCACCGGCACACCTCCCGGAGCCACCATCGGAACCGCAGTCGATTACTCGCTCCTCGATCAGGGCATCAAGGTGTCCGATGTCGACGCCTTCGCGACCGCTCGGGCTCTGGCCCGGCGGAACGGGCTGATGGTCGGTGGTTCGTCCGGCGGCGCCATCTTCGCCGCACTCGATGTCCTCCCGACGCTGCCCGCCGGCAGCACCGTCGTCACGATCGTCTGCGACGGTGGCGAGAAGTACCTTGATACAGTTTTCGACGACGAATGGATGACACGCCACGAGCTCCTCGACCTCGCCGCCGAGCTGCACGTGGACGAGAAGCTCGATGCGGCCGGAGTACCGGCAAGCCGGTCCGCCCGCGAGCAGTCGCCGATCGAGTACGCATGA
- a CDS encoding alanine racemase, with product MTRSILRSVRLPALTTPWTDTVTADPSLLRALVRGFGGGTVHLLDPAQFSHNARSFAAVFDDAGVDGTVYFGKKANKANAFADAVADLVTTDRRAGRSGTFGIDVASAGEFRQALSAGVRGSDLLITGPAKPAELLALAVRHDAVVTIDSPSELRALADLSDGLGVRVLFRVLPQPETSRFGMNDDELRYAEQLALDRAADVTMLGYSFHLSGYSIPERRDQAGQLVERLRAARAQGLAAGTISLGGGYPISYVPQEDWQRFMGESAHAFHAGKRFDSYYPYHSAITGAHALRAILTEPAPGRKSLAQLSQDHGISFFAEPGRALLDRAGVTVFPVLGVKERDPGMIVVNGTSLSLSEQWFDTEFLPDPQLVSATTPAEDRIPFFASVGAATCLESDMLTWRVIEFPHRPAPGDFLVYHNTAGYQMDSNESAFHDTPVPPKVVITLVDGRPAWELDRPTSN from the coding sequence ATGACCCGAAGCATCCTGCGGTCGGTGCGACTGCCGGCATTGACCACCCCCTGGACCGACACCGTCACCGCGGACCCGTCGCTGTTGCGCGCCCTCGTGCGGGGATTCGGCGGTGGGACGGTGCATCTTCTAGACCCGGCACAGTTTTCGCACAACGCCCGCAGCTTCGCGGCCGTCTTCGACGATGCCGGGGTGGACGGGACCGTCTACTTCGGGAAGAAGGCCAACAAGGCGAACGCCTTCGCCGATGCCGTCGCCGATCTCGTCACCACAGACCGCCGCGCCGGACGTTCGGGCACCTTCGGTATCGATGTGGCCAGCGCTGGGGAATTTCGTCAAGCCCTCTCGGCGGGGGTACGGGGCAGCGACCTGTTGATCACCGGTCCCGCCAAGCCGGCCGAGCTTCTCGCTCTGGCCGTGCGGCACGACGCCGTCGTCACCATCGATTCGCCGAGCGAGCTCCGGGCACTCGCCGATCTGTCCGACGGACTGGGCGTGCGGGTCCTCTTCCGTGTTCTTCCGCAACCGGAGACCAGCCGATTCGGGATGAACGACGACGAATTGCGGTATGCCGAACAGCTTGCGCTCGATCGCGCGGCTGACGTGACGATGCTCGGGTACAGCTTCCACCTCTCCGGGTACAGCATTCCCGAGCGTCGCGATCAGGCCGGCCAACTGGTCGAACGCCTCCGTGCCGCCCGCGCGCAGGGGCTCGCTGCCGGAACGATCAGCCTCGGCGGCGGGTACCCCATCAGCTATGTCCCGCAGGAGGACTGGCAGCGATTCATGGGCGAATCGGCCCACGCATTTCATGCCGGTAAGCGCTTCGACAGCTACTACCCGTACCACTCGGCGATCACCGGAGCGCACGCCTTGCGGGCCATCCTCACCGAACCCGCACCGGGACGAAAATCTCTGGCCCAGTTAAGCCAGGACCACGGCATCTCGTTCTTCGCCGAACCGGGTCGCGCCCTGTTGGACCGCGCCGGGGTCACCGTGTTCCCCGTGCTGGGAGTCAAGGAACGCGATCCCGGAATGATCGTCGTCAACGGCACGAGCCTGAGCCTGTCCGAACAGTGGTTCGACACCGAATTCCTCCCGGACCCTCAGCTGGTGTCCGCAACGACGCCCGCCGAGGACCGCATCCCGTTCTTCGCGTCGGTCGGCGCCGCGACCTGTTTGGAGTCGGACATGCTGACCTGGCGAGTGATCGAGTTTCCGCACCGACCTGCCCCAGGCGATTTCCTGGTGTACCACAACACCGCGGGCTACCAGATGGACTCGAACGAATCCGCGTTTCACGACACCCCCGTCCCGCCCAAGGTCGTCATCACACTCGTCGACGGCCGACCCGCTTGGGAACTCGACCGCCCCACCAGCAATTAG
- a CDS encoding ornithine cyclodeaminase: MSAPHPILTLTASDLDKVEVSSGEVLAAVEQAYSALAAGESTNPGKLTVAPADKHSVAYSMLARDGQSSTVAFKTSYKFDPDRDRTSKRYYTTLSLYDDATGLPIALMDCGRIGALRTPAVSGLIIRACAAPSASTVLVVGSGTQGRFALPLALTAHPQFTHLELFGTHSDGIAAVREELARQYPDRTVTVSTDLEASARRADVILAVAGEATPARIEADWLAPGALSILVGYGLLPSTLSGADYVVATNAEQMRTTGTDMAGPDGVLRSVDAELPDILAGRAAPRLSATDRVFAYNSGLVVTDIALGLLFAHKAREQGLGSPLELWS; encoded by the coding sequence ATGAGCGCACCCCATCCGATCCTGACGCTGACGGCGAGCGATCTCGACAAGGTCGAGGTGTCCTCCGGTGAGGTGCTCGCCGCGGTCGAGCAGGCGTACAGCGCGCTGGCGGCGGGAGAGTCGACGAATCCCGGGAAACTGACCGTCGCTCCCGCCGACAAACATTCGGTGGCCTACTCGATGCTCGCTCGGGACGGGCAGAGCTCCACCGTGGCTTTCAAGACCTCCTACAAGTTCGACCCGGACCGGGATCGTACGAGTAAGCGCTACTACACCACGCTGTCGCTGTACGACGACGCCACAGGACTCCCTATCGCCCTGATGGATTGCGGACGCATCGGCGCCCTGCGCACACCGGCCGTATCGGGGCTGATCATCCGGGCCTGCGCGGCACCGAGCGCGTCCACCGTGCTCGTCGTCGGTTCCGGAACGCAGGGGCGGTTCGCGCTGCCATTGGCCCTCACCGCACACCCACAGTTCACCCACCTCGAACTCTTCGGCACACATTCGGATGGAATTGCCGCGGTTCGAGAAGAATTGGCTCGTCAGTACCCGGACCGCACCGTCACGGTCAGTACCGATCTGGAGGCGTCCGCCCGTCGGGCCGACGTGATCCTCGCGGTGGCCGGTGAAGCGACGCCCGCGCGGATCGAAGCCGACTGGCTCGCCCCTGGAGCGCTCTCCATCCTCGTCGGCTACGGTCTGTTGCCGTCGACCCTGTCGGGCGCGGATTACGTGGTGGCCACCAACGCCGAACAGATGCGTACCACCGGTACCGACATGGCCGGCCCGGACGGGGTCCTGCGTTCGGTGGATGCTGAACTGCCCGACATTCTGGCCGGCCGGGCGGCGCCCCGCCTTTCCGCGACGGACCGGGTGTTCGCCTACAACAGCGGACTCGTGGTCACCGACATCGCGCTCGGACTCCTGTTCGCACACAAGGCACGTGAGCAAGGCCTCGGCAGCCCGTTGGAGTTGTGGTCATGA
- a CDS encoding TauD/TfdA family dioxygenase — protein MPTASTLTTRAISVAGAAATADLLAAVVSAYGTVDNPDLIGEAADIARTLPAEVREACAMEPRGLGFQVLSGFEIDDRAIGPTPARWNDVDPHRTAEWDVLMLLLAHVVGAPFGWSGQQEGRLVNNIVPSPGHETEQTGASSTVLLEPHTEDAFHPGRCHFLLLGGMRNHDRIGTTISSVREVELEPAEFVELASATVPILPDASYETNPAAGVPTAVPGANALALPTLWVGEDGLCLRYDPAYTPLGTAPERYRRAYARLSDELARHARTISLDAGEVLMIDNDVIVHGRVPFTPRYDGTDRWLKRINVRVPGRHRPPAEDFEDGYGEDVVDPSGVHPIYSVRSASR, from the coding sequence ATGCCCACAGCATCAACACTGACCACGCGTGCCATCTCGGTTGCCGGAGCGGCGGCCACTGCAGACCTTCTCGCGGCGGTGGTGTCGGCTTACGGCACCGTCGACAATCCCGATCTGATCGGTGAGGCAGCGGACATCGCGAGAACGCTGCCCGCCGAGGTCCGCGAGGCGTGCGCGATGGAGCCGCGCGGGCTCGGATTCCAGGTGCTGTCCGGGTTCGAGATCGACGATCGGGCAATCGGTCCCACCCCCGCGCGATGGAACGACGTGGACCCCCACCGGACGGCCGAGTGGGACGTGCTGATGCTGCTGCTCGCGCATGTCGTCGGCGCCCCCTTCGGGTGGTCCGGCCAGCAGGAGGGTCGCCTGGTCAACAACATCGTGCCGTCTCCGGGACACGAGACGGAACAGACGGGGGCGAGCAGTACCGTCCTGCTCGAACCGCACACCGAGGACGCATTCCACCCGGGCCGGTGCCACTTCCTTCTGCTCGGCGGGATGCGTAATCACGACCGGATCGGCACGACCATCTCCTCGGTCCGGGAAGTGGAACTCGAACCTGCCGAGTTCGTCGAACTCGCCAGCGCCACGGTGCCGATCCTTCCGGACGCCTCCTACGAGACCAACCCGGCGGCGGGCGTGCCCACGGCAGTACCCGGCGCCAATGCTCTTGCGCTGCCGACACTCTGGGTCGGTGAGGACGGGCTGTGCCTGCGTTACGATCCGGCCTACACGCCACTCGGCACGGCTCCCGAACGGTATCGGCGCGCCTACGCCCGACTGTCCGACGAACTCGCACGCCATGCCCGCACGATCTCCCTCGACGCCGGGGAGGTGCTGATGATCGACAACGACGTCATAGTGCACGGGCGGGTTCCCTTCACACCCCGCTACGACGGCACGGACCGGTGGCTCAAGCGCATCAACGTGCGGGTCCCGGGCCGGCATCGACCCCCCGCCGAGGACTTCGAGGACGGGTACGGTGAGGACGTCGTCGACCCGTCGGGAGTTCATCCGATCTACTCCGTCAGGAGCGCGAGCCGATGA
- a CDS encoding ABC transporter ATP-binding protein, whose translation MTDPAVVAEHLTITAAGTAAPLLQGGSITLRPGTVTAITGESGSGKTTLLQAIVGYLPAGARRESGSLRVLGHDVLTMEPEPLRRLRRAHLAFVGQDPGSALNPTMRVGALLREVAATRDPDKPARVLERVQLPASVLHRRPGALSGGQQRRVALARALIRGVDVLLVDEPFAGLDGRVRREVADVLRRLADTGVAVAVSGHDTTILHELADHTVHLGVPVTTRVHTTATTAETPRGSAVLSASGLGLVRGGRAVLAGVDLSVHPGEATAVLGESGAGKTTLARVLAGLESAATGTMRLHEAPLRLPIARRPRSLRGRIQLIPQNPLSTLNPAHTVGHTLARPLRRRGVRGRAHLDSTVTALLATVGLTGAFAARYPSELSGGQRQRISIARALAAEPDVLICDEVTSALDAATAQSVMDVLRGTMHERHTSLIVITHDLELAARYCRDVLVIDDGRVVESGSYAAADRLR comes from the coding sequence ATGACGGATCCGGCAGTGGTCGCCGAACACCTGACCATCACCGCCGCCGGCACGGCGGCGCCGCTCTTGCAGGGCGGGTCGATCACCCTGCGCCCCGGCACGGTCACCGCAATCACCGGTGAATCCGGATCGGGGAAAACAACACTCCTGCAGGCAATCGTCGGATACCTTCCGGCCGGAGCCCGCCGCGAGTCCGGCAGCCTCCGAGTACTGGGGCACGACGTACTGACGATGGAGCCCGAACCCCTGCGCCGACTCCGCCGGGCACACCTGGCTTTCGTGGGACAGGATCCCGGATCGGCCCTGAACCCCACCATGCGAGTAGGCGCGCTGCTCCGCGAAGTCGCCGCCACCCGCGACCCCGACAAACCGGCCCGCGTCCTGGAGCGTGTGCAGTTACCCGCCTCGGTTCTGCATCGCCGTCCGGGCGCCCTCTCGGGCGGCCAGCAGCGGCGGGTGGCGCTCGCACGGGCCCTGATACGAGGTGTCGACGTACTCCTTGTCGACGAACCGTTCGCCGGATTGGACGGGCGTGTGCGGCGCGAAGTCGCCGACGTCCTGCGCCGTCTCGCCGACACCGGTGTCGCAGTCGCGGTGTCCGGTCACGACACCACGATCTTGCACGAACTCGCGGATCACACCGTGCACCTGGGCGTCCCCGTCACCACCAGGGTGCACACCACTGCCACGACGGCAGAGACTCCACGCGGTTCCGCCGTGCTGTCCGCATCCGGCCTCGGTCTCGTCCGTGGCGGTAGAGCTGTTCTGGCGGGTGTGGATCTCTCGGTCCACCCGGGTGAGGCGACCGCAGTTCTCGGCGAATCAGGAGCCGGGAAAACGACTTTGGCGCGGGTGCTCGCCGGCCTCGAATCGGCCGCGACCGGAACGATGCGGCTTCACGAGGCACCGCTCCGACTTCCGATCGCCCGCCGGCCACGGTCGCTGCGCGGCCGGATACAGCTCATCCCGCAGAACCCGCTGTCGACACTCAATCCCGCTCACACCGTGGGACATACCCTCGCCCGCCCCCTGCGGCGTCGGGGTGTCCGCGGGAGGGCCCACCTCGACAGCACGGTCACCGCGCTGCTCGCCACCGTGGGGCTCACCGGGGCATTCGCCGCTCGTTACCCTTCCGAACTTTCCGGCGGTCAGCGCCAACGCATTTCGATCGCGCGCGCACTGGCTGCAGAACCCGACGTCCTGATCTGCGACGAGGTGACATCGGCGCTCGATGCCGCTACCGCGCAGTCCGTTATGGATGTGCTTCGCGGGACGATGCACGAGCGACATACGAGCTTGATTGTGATCACTCACGATCTGGAACTCGCGGCCCGATACTGTCGGGACGTACTCGTGATCGACGACGGACGGGTAGTCGAATCCGGTTCATACGCCGCGGCCGACCGGCTGCGCTGA
- a CDS encoding ABC transporter permease — protein sequence MSRPWMRPALLALPAAAVIALAVLGPFLAPHAVDAGVDIPYAEPSTAAPLGTDHLGQDVLTHLLVGGWGLLVLAAVIAVLVTALAAVIGTVAALRPRVGAIIERSTDALMLLPPILAILLVMLSWPSSGAAGLVLIAVVVGTPYTARVFAAAASGVAASGYIEVAAASGERLAYLVFREVLPNLRITVTTQLGLRFVEAMYLVSTAAFLQLPTALGDSNWALMVRENSSGALLNPWSVLAPSLAIGLLAVSVNLAIAAARTGRQGVQV from the coding sequence ATGAGCCGGCCCTGGATGCGTCCTGCGCTGCTCGCGCTGCCCGCTGCCGCCGTCATCGCGCTGGCGGTACTCGGCCCCTTCCTCGCACCGCACGCGGTGGACGCCGGTGTCGACATTCCCTACGCCGAGCCGTCTACGGCGGCGCCATTGGGCACTGATCACCTCGGCCAGGACGTCTTGACGCACCTCCTCGTCGGGGGGTGGGGACTGCTCGTGCTCGCCGCGGTGATCGCCGTCCTCGTCACGGCGCTGGCGGCCGTCATCGGTACCGTTGCGGCTCTGCGGCCCCGGGTCGGCGCAATCATCGAACGGTCCACCGACGCCCTGATGCTGCTTCCGCCGATCCTCGCGATCCTGCTCGTGATGCTGTCGTGGCCGAGCTCGGGCGCCGCCGGCCTGGTCCTGATCGCAGTGGTCGTCGGTACGCCCTACACCGCGCGGGTTTTCGCCGCCGCCGCCAGTGGTGTCGCCGCATCGGGATACATCGAAGTCGCCGCCGCGAGTGGCGAGCGCCTTGCGTATCTCGTCTTCCGCGAGGTACTCCCGAACCTGCGTATCACGGTGACCACCCAGCTCGGCCTCCGCTTCGTGGAGGCGATGTACCTCGTGAGTACTGCCGCGTTCCTCCAGTTGCCGACGGCGCTCGGGGATTCCAACTGGGCTCTGATGGTGCGGGAGAACAGCTCCGGGGCCCTGCTCAACCCGTGGTCGGTTCTCGCACCCAGCCTCGCGATCGGGCTGCTCGCGGTCAGCGTCAATCTCGCCATCGCCGCCGCCCGGACCGGCCGGCAGGGGGTGCAGGTATGA
- a CDS encoding ABC transporter permease: MSESTTTATSAATVVAADARRFTTFGTRVSVVLAQRVSILVLVLVLVFVAIDLLPGSAARAALGRDATEEQISAAEQSLGLDRALPVRFLIWFKGLLTGDLGTTVRGTPITEILASTFPSTLLLGGLALALTTMAALLGGALWALRPRSAGARVLSPATTMVIAVPEFVIATLLVLAFSLGTGWFPAVTITDSAGGPLDSSMLVLPVIALAIPQSGWNIRVTRAALHEAAQAPHVLAAVLDGLPHRHVLLRHILPIALPTIATSLATSVGMLLGGALVVETIFNYPGIGSVLSGSVADRDAALVASVVALTGAAITCVLLAADLLRAWSVRGRA, translated from the coding sequence TTGAGCGAGTCCACCACCACGGCCACGTCGGCCGCCACAGTCGTGGCGGCCGACGCCCGTCGGTTCACCACCTTCGGGACGCGGGTCTCGGTGGTGCTCGCCCAACGGGTGTCGATCCTGGTACTCGTCCTGGTCCTCGTGTTCGTCGCCATCGATCTCCTCCCGGGAAGCGCGGCGCGCGCAGCCCTCGGCCGTGATGCCACCGAGGAACAGATCTCGGCTGCCGAGCAGTCGCTGGGACTCGACCGGGCACTGCCGGTGCGATTCCTGATCTGGTTCAAGGGGCTGCTCACGGGTGACCTCGGAACCACGGTGCGTGGCACCCCGATCACCGAGATACTCGCGTCCACATTCCCGAGCACGTTGCTGCTCGGGGGGCTCGCACTGGCCCTGACCACCATGGCGGCGCTGCTCGGTGGTGCTCTGTGGGCGTTGCGCCCGCGCAGTGCCGGCGCCCGCGTCCTGTCACCGGCCACCACGATGGTGATCGCGGTTCCCGAATTCGTCATCGCCACCCTGCTCGTCCTTGCCTTCTCGCTGGGAACCGGCTGGTTTCCGGCCGTGACGATCACCGATTCGGCAGGCGGCCCCCTGGACTCCTCCATGCTGGTGCTGCCCGTCATCGCACTGGCAATCCCTCAGTCCGGGTGGAACATTCGGGTGACGCGTGCAGCCCTGCACGAGGCCGCGCAGGCGCCACACGTGCTCGCCGCCGTCCTCGACGGCCTGCCCCACCGGCACGTACTGCTACGCCATATCCTGCCGATCGCGCTTCCGACCATCGCCACCTCCCTGGCCACCTCCGTCGGAATGCTGCTCGGGGGCGCGCTGGTCGTCGAAACGATCTTCAACTATCCCGGCATCGGCTCCGTCCTGTCCGGTTCGGTCGCCGACCGTGACGCGGCACTGGTCGCCTCGGTGGTCGCACTGACCGGTGCCGCAATCACCTGTGTACTGCTGGCCGCGGACCTGTTGCGCGCGTGGTCGGTCCGGGGGCGCGCATGA
- a CDS encoding ABC transporter substrate-binding protein, translating to MTFSRRQFISAGLGTTALIALAACSSSESSDGSGNPSSGGTLRVGALGQPSKIERDPHQTLSNDSDFLITSLVYDALTVPGENPNVAPRLASEWTQLEDLRKWKFTLAEGATFHDGTPVTSEDAVWSLRRLREIAGETKVPVASVEDIVSDGPSAVVITTAAPNRELPLLLRLMTFVVKKDTTDFTTPVGTGPFKLESYRDGNARLVRNENWHGGTPLLEAIEVTRFDSTTAMANAVIAQQIDLASNVGAVAGRTADGRDNLTVVRRPNDVVIPIVMRTSDGPFADPRVREALRLAVDRDAMVKQVTSGYGTVANDVLGTGDPTYDWSLKQRSRDIEKAKQLLREAGFDTGQTYTLFTKEEAAGEVDSAKLFSTQARDIGVTIDVVTQDANVFYDETWLKAPLYTANWGTNDSVIFFASKVMYSGTKWNESGFRDPEFDAAYLEALAAPDDDTYAKASRTLQEIEYARGGYLVWGMADGVDVASSKVQGLPQLGGYGRVQLEKTWLSS from the coding sequence GTGACTTTCTCCCGTCGGCAATTCATCTCTGCCGGACTCGGCACGACGGCGTTGATCGCCCTTGCTGCCTGTAGTTCCTCCGAGTCTTCGGATGGATCCGGAAATCCCAGTTCGGGTGGCACGTTGCGGGTCGGCGCACTGGGACAGCCGTCGAAGATCGAACGCGACCCCCATCAGACGCTGAGCAATGACAGCGACTTCTTGATCACCTCGCTGGTATACGACGCACTCACCGTCCCCGGCGAAAACCCCAACGTGGCACCGCGCCTGGCGTCCGAATGGACTCAGCTCGAGGATCTCCGCAAGTGGAAGTTCACGCTCGCCGAGGGCGCGACGTTCCACGACGGAACACCGGTGACCTCCGAGGACGCGGTGTGGTCGCTGCGGCGCCTGCGAGAAATCGCCGGCGAGACCAAGGTTCCTGTTGCTTCCGTGGAGGACATCGTCTCCGACGGCCCCTCGGCCGTCGTGATCACCACCGCCGCACCGAACCGCGAGCTTCCCCTCCTGCTGCGGTTGATGACGTTCGTCGTGAAGAAGGACACCACTGACTTCACCACGCCGGTGGGTACGGGACCGTTCAAGCTGGAGTCGTACCGCGACGGGAACGCGCGCCTGGTGCGCAACGAGAACTGGCACGGCGGCACCCCGCTCCTCGAGGCCATCGAGGTGACGCGCTTCGACAGCACCACGGCGATGGCCAACGCGGTGATTGCTCAGCAGATCGACCTCGCTTCCAACGTCGGAGCCGTGGCGGGCCGCACCGCCGACGGGCGCGACAACCTCACGGTGGTGCGCCGTCCCAACGACGTCGTGATCCCCATCGTCATGCGCACGTCCGACGGTCCGTTCGCCGATCCCCGGGTGCGTGAGGCACTTCGACTCGCCGTGGACAGGGACGCCATGGTCAAGCAGGTGACGTCCGGGTACGGCACCGTCGCCAACGACGTGCTGGGCACCGGCGATCCCACCTACGACTGGTCGCTGAAACAGCGCAGCCGCGATATCGAGAAGGCGAAGCAGCTGCTCCGCGAGGCCGGCTTCGATACCGGCCAGACGTACACCCTCTTCACCAAGGAGGAAGCGGCAGGCGAGGTCGACTCCGCCAAGCTGTTCTCCACCCAGGCCCGGGACATCGGTGTGACGATCGACGTGGTCACGCAGGATGCCAACGTGTTCTACGACGAAACCTGGCTGAAGGCTCCGCTGTACACGGCGAACTGGGGCACCAACGACTCCGTCATCTTCTTCGCCAGCAAGGTGATGTATTCGGGCACCAAGTGGAACGAATCCGGGTTCCGCGATCCCGAGTTCGACGCCGCCTACCTCGAGGCGCTGGCGGCTCCTGACGACGACACCTACGCCAAGGCGAGTCGCACTCTGCAGGAGATCGAATACGCACGAGGCGGTTACCTGGTGTGGGGCATGGCCGACGGAGTCGACGTCGCCTCCTCGAAGGTGCAGGGCCTGCCCCAACTCGGCGGATACGGACGCGTACAACTGGAAAAGACCTGGCTGTCGAGTTGA